A single window of Rhodospirillaceae bacterium DNA harbors:
- a CDS encoding Do family serine endopeptidase has protein sequence MKSISIKFFLYIIFVLGAVGSLSAQELPTSQEQIQLSFAPLVKRVSPAVVNIYTQTVNRNPVSQNPLFDDPFFKEFFDNTLMMRAPQIQQSLGSGVIISPEGLIVTNNHVIQDSDEIVVVLNDGREFGAKVVAADPRFDLALIRISGGNQPFPTLQLRDSDEVEIGELVLAIGNPFGFNQTVTSGIISALARTDIGIADFSFFIQTDASINPGNSGGALITMDGRLVGINSAIYSRSGGSVGIGFAIPSNMVRAFLNAEKTGGRLIRPWLGAAGEDLSLDNMRKLGLVDRKGSIITQLFPNSPAEQAGLKIGDVVTALNGRTIENSQALRFRLATTTVGDSINLTIWRNKQAMNFAVTPISPPDKPYLNETTLKGDNALAGAVVGNISPAFAERYSLDGFWSGVIILNTERGALAGRSGFIRGDIISSVNGQKIETIADLTAALEKVKGTRTLQVQIYRQGQLRTINFR, from the coding sequence ATGAAATCTATATCCATAAAATTTTTCTTATATATTATTTTTGTTTTAGGAGCGGTGGGTTCTTTAAGCGCGCAGGAACTTCCCACCAGCCAAGAACAAATACAGCTGAGTTTTGCGCCGCTAGTTAAAAGAGTATCACCAGCGGTCGTCAATATTTATACGCAAACGGTTAACAGAAACCCTGTTTCCCAAAATCCCTTATTTGACGATCCTTTTTTTAAGGAATTTTTTGATAATACTTTAATGATGCGAGCACCGCAGATACAGCAATCATTAGGTTCCGGTGTCATTATTTCCCCGGAAGGGTTAATTGTTACCAATAATCATGTTATTCAAGATAGTGATGAAATTGTTGTCGTATTGAATGATGGGCGGGAATTTGGGGCCAAGGTAGTGGCGGCTGATCCAAGGTTTGATTTGGCGCTGATTCGGATAAGCGGTGGTAATCAACCATTTCCTACGTTGCAGTTACGTGATTCAGATGAAGTCGAAATTGGGGAACTGGTCTTGGCGATAGGCAATCCCTTTGGATTTAACCAAACCGTCACTAGCGGGATCATTTCGGCCTTGGCTAGGACGGATATAGGGATTGCCGATTTTTCTTTTTTCATTCAGACAGATGCGTCAATAAACCCTGGTAATTCAGGTGGGGCATTGATTACGATGGATGGTCGTTTGGTGGGGATTAACAGCGCTATCTATAGCCGCAGTGGTGGTTCGGTGGGCATTGGCTTTGCCATTCCCTCTAACATGGTTCGTGCCTTTCTCAATGCAGAAAAAACGGGTGGGCGTTTAATTCGACCATGGCTAGGGGCGGCTGGCGAGGATTTATCTCTGGATAATATGCGAAAACTGGGATTAGTGGACCGTAAGGGTTCCATCATCACCCAATTGTTTCCCAATAGCCCTGCAGAACAAGCGGGCTTGAAAATAGGTGATGTGGTGACGGCTTTGAATGGTCGAACGATTGAAAATTCCCAAGCCTTGCGCTTCCGGCTGGCAACTACCACTGTTGGTGATAGCATCAACCTAACCATTTGGCGGAATAAGCAAGCCATGAATTTTGCCGTTACGCCTATTTCACCACCTGATAAGCCCTATTTGAATGAAACAACCTTAAAAGGCGACAATGCCCTGGCAGGTGCTGTGGTTGGTAATATCTCGCCTGCTTTTGCAGAGCGGTATTCTTTGGACGGTTTTTGGTCGGGGGTCATTATCCTGAACACAGAACGGGGCGCGTTAGCTGGTCGCTCGGGGTTCATCCGCGGGGATATTATTTCCTCGGTTAATGGGCAGAAAATTGAAACCATTGCGGATTTAACAGCGGCTTTAGAAAAAGTGAAAGGTACTCGAACCTTGCAAGTACAAATATACCGTCAAGGACAATTAAGGACGATCAATTTTCGGTGA
- a CDS encoding cobaltochelatase subunit CobT yields MNATLPNHSSHELTDELQRLLGSSIRALSANPNATLSLEGLEAKTVGTHFSLPPPPIPLNAADYQYLRGQSDAIAMWQRYHNPKIHDRESPEQEYAKEIFNCFEQARVESLGSQKYLGAAENMAASLQHQIKQSMFSSSTDEQKKILAFKALANHHLTKQKLSEEAQQLVHSHLADELPVIQNFLSALDPLQHNQSAYAKACRRLLVQLHLDSLEQSTKHPENEQDLEGDAFAEPEKPKPADDQDPLAGTPQSTDPENLDDPSDVEDTAQLPDFATSSQDQEAKEGSRDGLHTPPAGHNSSKETAYKIFCRDYDEIKHADDLANSTELAQLRLQLDQQLAKFQPLVAKLANRLQRRLMAKQARAWQFDAEDGLLDAARLSRVVTNPFTPLSFKIEKNTNFRDTVVCLLLDNSGSMRGRPITIAAICADVLARTLERCGVKVEILGFTTRSWKGGSSRERWITEGKLGTPGRLNDLLHIIYKAADLPWRRTRKNMGLMLREGLLKENIDGEALLWAADRLIKRSEDRKIMMVISDGAPVDDATLSVNHSAYLENHLKAVIAQIEKQSSLELIAIGIGHDVTRYYKRAVKINQAEELGGAMLEQLSALFTQQNLGF; encoded by the coding sequence ATGAACGCGACCCTGCCCAATCATTCTTCCCATGAGCTAACGGATGAATTGCAACGCTTGCTGGGCAGCAGTATCAGAGCTTTATCAGCTAATCCAAATGCTACCTTGTCCTTAGAGGGGCTTGAGGCCAAGACGGTTGGCACCCATTTTTCCCTGCCACCCCCCCCTATCCCCCTCAATGCTGCCGACTACCAATATTTACGCGGCCAAAGCGATGCAATCGCCATGTGGCAACGGTATCACAACCCGAAAATTCATGATCGGGAAAGCCCTGAGCAAGAGTATGCCAAAGAAATTTTCAATTGTTTTGAGCAAGCACGCGTTGAATCCCTAGGATCACAAAAATATCTGGGGGCTGCTGAAAATATGGCAGCAAGCCTACAGCATCAAATCAAGCAAAGCATGTTCTCAAGCTCAACAGACGAGCAAAAGAAAATTCTGGCTTTCAAAGCCTTGGCCAATCATCACCTAACCAAACAAAAACTTTCAGAGGAAGCCCAGCAGCTTGTCCACAGTCACTTGGCGGATGAACTGCCAGTCATCCAAAACTTCCTGTCCGCCTTAGATCCCTTACAACATAACCAATCTGCCTATGCCAAAGCCTGCAGGCGGTTATTGGTACAACTTCATCTGGACAGCCTGGAGCAATCAACTAAGCATCCTGAAAACGAACAGGATTTGGAGGGTGATGCCTTCGCTGAACCGGAAAAACCTAAGCCTGCAGATGACCAGGATCCGTTGGCTGGCACCCCCCAATCAACCGATCCTGAAAATTTGGATGATCCGTCAGATGTGGAAGATACCGCCCAGTTACCGGATTTCGCAACCTCATCCCAAGACCAAGAGGCCAAGGAAGGCAGCCGTGATGGTTTGCATACACCACCCGCCGGTCATAATAGTTCGAAAGAAACCGCCTACAAAATTTTCTGCCGGGATTATGATGAAATCAAGCATGCCGATGATTTGGCAAATAGTACAGAATTGGCCCAGCTTCGTCTACAACTTGACCAGCAATTAGCTAAATTCCAACCATTGGTGGCCAAATTAGCCAATCGATTGCAACGACGATTAATGGCGAAGCAAGCCAGAGCCTGGCAATTTGACGCCGAAGACGGCTTACTTGATGCCGCCCGCTTAAGCAGAGTCGTCACCAACCCTTTCACCCCCTTATCTTTTAAAATAGAGAAAAATACCAATTTTCGAGATACGGTGGTTTGTCTGCTATTGGATAATTCAGGGTCCATGCGGGGACGCCCGATTACGATCGCCGCCATTTGTGCGGATGTTTTAGCTAGAACCTTAGAGCGTTGCGGCGTAAAAGTGGAGATTTTGGGGTTTACCACCCGCAGCTGGAAAGGGGGATCTTCCCGAGAACGTTGGATCACAGAAGGCAAACTCGGCACCCCCGGACGTTTAAATGATTTGCTGCATATTATTTATAAAGCTGCTGACCTGCCCTGGCGGCGAACCCGCAAGAATATGGGCTTAATGTTAAGGGAAGGGTTGCTTAAGGAAAACATTGACGGCGAGGCTTTGTTATGGGCGGCTGATCGCCTAATCAAACGTTCGGAAGACAGAAAAATCATGATGGTGATATCGGATGGGGCACCGGTTGATGATGCAACTTTATCGGTCAACCATTCGGCCTATTTAGAAAACCACCTGAAAGCAGTGATTGCACAAATAGAGAAACAGTCATCCCTAGAACTTATTGCCATCGGCATCGGCCATGATGTCACGCGCTATTACAAACGTGCCGTTAAAATAAATCAGGCGGAAGAATTGGGGGGAGCTATGCTGGAACAACTCAGTGCCCTTTTCACTCAACAAAATCTTGGTTTTTAA
- a CDS encoding queuosine precursor transporter: protein MASLIQDWLNLSQSLAPEWMLLIDWLICNAAILLLLRLFGAFGLTLFIVVAVIGANIQVLTASNFTHLNGFLESGLMPLGTILFSASYLATDSLTEFYGKKAAQRSVLLGFAGAILFTLMMFVALSYRPLSVAEAGTDMAWAMENQGHMMALFMPIPAIIAASVCSFLISQMNDIWVFLLIKWLTKNRFLWLRASLSTAFSGLVDNIIFSTLAWVVFSENPVSFEVLLSYIFGTYLIRLLLAITEAPVIELARFFVPKRDRQAKAA, encoded by the coding sequence ATGGCATCCCTTATCCAAGACTGGCTGAACCTTTCCCAATCCCTGGCACCGGAATGGATGCTGTTGATTGATTGGCTGATCTGCAACGCTGCCATTTTATTATTATTACGCTTGTTCGGGGCCTTCGGCCTGACCTTATTTATTGTGGTTGCAGTTATTGGTGCAAATATCCAAGTGTTGACTGCTTCCAATTTCACCCATCTCAACGGATTTTTGGAAAGCGGTTTAATGCCGCTCGGCACTATTCTTTTCTCCGCAAGCTATTTAGCGACCGACAGTTTAACTGAATTTTACGGCAAGAAAGCCGCCCAGCGCAGCGTGCTGTTGGGTTTCGCTGGCGCCATTTTGTTTACCCTGATGATGTTCGTGGCTTTAAGCTATCGCCCCTTGAGTGTGGCTGAGGCGGGAACGGATATGGCTTGGGCTATGGAGAACCAGGGGCATATGATGGCGTTGTTCATGCCGATCCCTGCGATTATCGCGGCCAGTGTTTGCTCATTCCTCATCAGCCAGATGAATGATATTTGGGTTTTCCTGTTGATCAAATGGCTGACCAAGAACCGCTTTTTGTGGTTGCGGGCCAGCCTTTCAACTGCTTTCTCAGGGCTTGTTGACAATATCATCTTCAGCACGTTGGCCTGGGTGGTGTTTAGCGAAAATCCCGTAAGCTTTGAGGTGTTGTTATCTTATATCTTTGGCACCTATCTGATCCGGCTGCTATTGGCCATCACCGAAGCCCCAGTGATTGAATTGGCCCGCTTCTTTGTGCCGAAACGCGACCGTCAAGCGAAAGCTGCGTAA
- a CDS encoding J domain-containing protein encodes MRNRKIFTTYKKEMPPPRGCDHACCTEAGMFRAPKSPQQLYEYWWFCLPHVRDYNKQWNYYEGMSESQIEWSIRQDTVWEKPSWPLRGNPFTKINQRFQFFDEENEPYSSQEKPPADERPTHIIIEERKALQLLNLAPPVSFQDIKKQYKQLAKQHHPDLNSGDNGAEERLKEINRAYQFLKTHAVDAKKNDKAS; translated from the coding sequence ATGCGTAATCGAAAAATTTTTACGACCTATAAGAAAGAAATGCCGCCACCCCGCGGTTGTGACCATGCTTGTTGTACCGAAGCAGGCATGTTCCGCGCCCCTAAATCGCCCCAACAATTATACGAATATTGGTGGTTTTGCCTGCCCCATGTCAGGGATTATAACAAGCAATGGAATTATTATGAGGGCATGTCAGAATCGCAAATTGAATGGTCCATCCGTCAAGATACGGTTTGGGAAAAACCTTCTTGGCCGCTGCGGGGCAACCCTTTTACCAAAATCAACCAGCGTTTCCAATTTTTTGATGAAGAAAATGAACCCTATTCCTCGCAAGAAAAGCCGCCCGCCGATGAAAGACCCACCCACATTATTATAGAGGAAAGGAAAGCGTTACAATTGTTAAATTTAGCGCCACCCGTCAGTTTCCAAGACATTAAGAAACAGTATAAACAACTGGCCAAACAGCATCATCCCGATTTAAACAGCGGTGATAATGGGGCCGAAGAGCGCCTTAAAGAAATTAATCGCGCTTATCAATTTTTAAAAACCCATGCGGTTGATGCAAAGAAAAATGATAAGGCTTCCTGA
- a CDS encoding replication-associated recombination protein A, which translates to MLRPTSINQVVGQEHLLGKDGPLERMVENQKLSSMILWGPPGCGKTTLAKLLAGSVKADFHSFSAIFSGVQDLKNLFELAKRNRQIGQETILFVDEIHRFNRTQQDSFLPVVEDGTIILIGATTENPSFAINAALLSRLEVFVLKRLEEAVLRQMIERAEKILGKKLPLTPAALQSMISLADGDGRYLLNMIEAVFARKQKEQDLTPEDLAGLLSRRAPVYDKSQESHYNLISALHKSLRGSDVDAALYWFARILEGGEDPRYIARRLIRFAVEDIGLADPQALSQGIAALQAYEKLGSPEGELALCQAVIYMALAPKSNAAYMAFKKAKKMAIEHGSLMPPLSILNAPTGLMKDLGYGDHYHYDHDYPDAFAGQSFRPSGLPEQPLYAPNDRGYEKQLQERLEWLQRRRLAIQQKAGKKN; encoded by the coding sequence ATGTTGCGCCCCACTTCCATCAACCAAGTGGTGGGGCAGGAACATTTGTTGGGAAAAGACGGCCCTCTAGAGCGCATGGTAGAAAACCAGAAATTATCTTCCATGATCTTATGGGGGCCACCGGGTTGTGGAAAAACCACGCTGGCTAAACTTCTGGCGGGCTCCGTAAAAGCCGATTTCCACTCATTCTCCGCCATTTTTTCAGGCGTGCAGGATCTAAAAAATCTGTTTGAGTTGGCTAAACGCAATCGCCAAATAGGGCAGGAAACCATTTTATTTGTGGATGAAATCCACCGGTTTAACCGTACCCAACAAGATAGTTTCCTGCCCGTGGTTGAAGATGGTACCATTATCTTAATTGGCGCAACCACCGAAAACCCATCTTTTGCAATTAATGCTGCCTTATTATCCCGTTTAGAAGTTTTTGTACTGAAACGTTTGGAGGAAGCCGTTCTTCGTCAAATGATTGAACGGGCCGAAAAGATCTTGGGCAAGAAATTGCCGTTAACACCGGCAGCCTTACAAAGTATGATCAGTTTGGCTGATGGGGATGGGCGCTATCTATTAAATATGATTGAAGCGGTTTTCGCCCGCAAACAAAAAGAGCAGGATTTAACCCCAGAAGATTTGGCGGGCCTTTTATCACGGCGTGCCCCAGTTTACGATAAATCGCAAGAAAGCCATTATAATTTAATTAGCGCTTTGCACAAATCCTTGCGCGGGTCAGATGTGGATGCGGCTTTATATTGGTTTGCCAGGATACTCGAAGGTGGGGAAGATCCGCGTTATATCGCCCGCCGTTTAATCCGTTTTGCGGTTGAGGATATTGGTTTGGCTGATCCCCAAGCGTTAAGCCAGGGGATAGCTGCCCTACAAGCCTATGAAAAATTGGGAAGCCCCGAAGGGGAATTGGCGCTTTGCCAAGCCGTTATTTACATGGCGTTGGCCCCTAAATCAAACGCTGCTTATATGGCCTTTAAGAAGGCTAAAAAAATGGCTATAGAACATGGTTCTCTAATGCCACCTTTATCTATATTGAATGCCCCCACTGGTTTGATGAAGGATTTGGGATATGGGGATCATTACCACTATGATCACGATTATCCCGACGCTTTTGCCGGACAAAGTTTCCGCCCCTCAGGATTGCCGGAACAGCCGCTTTACGCCCCTAACGACAGGGGTTATGAAAAGCAATTGCAAGAAAGACTGGAGTGGCTGCAAAGGCGCCGGTTGGCTATCCAACAAAAAGCTGGGAAAAAAAACTGA
- the cobS gene encoding cobaltochelatase subunit CobS: protein MNPNNKRQPSNIIPTNTNTSSPDAVSGILPNLPDSVKSAKDLFGLTVDWRVPAFSKPSAHVPEIDPNYRFDPATTVAILAGFMYNRRVLIQGYHGTGKSTHIEQVAARLNWPCIRINLDSHISRIDLIGRDAIVLKDGKQITEYKEGLLPWALQHPVALVFDEYDAGRPDVMFVIQRVLEVEGKLTLLDQNRVINPHPAFRLFATANTIGLGDTSGLYHGTQPINQGQMDRWHIVASLNYLAAEEEIAIVLAKQPSYRTDEGTRQVKAMVALAELTRKGFMAGDISTVMSPRTVISWAENAHIFQDLALAFKLTFWNKCDEVERPVVNEYYQRCFGKDITPLPTLQKQ, encoded by the coding sequence ATGAACCCAAATAATAAACGCCAACCCAGCAATATAATCCCAACCAATACAAACACCTCATCACCGGATGCGGTGAGTGGCATCTTGCCTAATCTGCCCGACAGCGTTAAGTCAGCTAAAGATTTATTCGGTTTAACCGTAGATTGGCGGGTTCCTGCTTTCTCCAAACCCAGTGCCCATGTGCCTGAAATCGATCCAAATTATCGTTTTGATCCCGCCACTACGGTAGCTATACTGGCGGGTTTTATGTATAATCGGCGCGTCCTGATCCAAGGGTATCATGGCACCGGTAAATCCACCCATATTGAACAAGTAGCCGCCCGCTTAAACTGGCCCTGCATCCGCATTAATTTGGATAGCCATATCAGCCGTATCGATCTAATCGGTCGTGATGCTATCGTGCTAAAAGACGGGAAACAGATAACCGAATATAAAGAAGGGTTATTACCCTGGGCGTTGCAGCATCCGGTAGCGTTGGTATTTGACGAATATGATGCCGGGCGGCCGGATGTGATGTTTGTGATTCAACGGGTGCTCGAGGTAGAAGGCAAATTAACCTTACTCGATCAAAACCGGGTGATCAATCCACATCCAGCCTTCCGCTTGTTTGCCACAGCCAATACTATCGGCCTTGGCGATACCAGCGGCTTATATCATGGCACGCAACCCATCAATCAGGGCCAGATGGACCGCTGGCATATTGTTGCAAGCTTAAACTATCTGGCCGCTGAAGAAGAAATTGCCATCGTGCTTGCCAAACAACCATCTTACCGCACAGATGAAGGAACACGCCAAGTCAAAGCCATGGTGGCTTTGGCGGAATTAACGCGCAAAGGTTTTATGGCTGGTGACATTTCAACCGTCATGTCCCCGCGCACCGTGATCAGTTGGGCGGAAAATGCCCATATATTTCAGGATTTGGCTTTAGCTTTTAAATTGACCTTCTGGAATAAATGCGATGAGGTGGAACGACCAGTGGTTAATGAATATTACCAGCGTTGTTTCGGCAAAGATATAACCCCGCTGCCCACTCTCCAAAAACAATGA
- the rpmB gene encoding 50S ribosomal protein L28, producing MPRCCDLTGKKVLYGNKVSHANNKTRRRFLPNLQHVSLTSDALGQTVRLRLSTNALRSVEINGGLDAFILTQCSDKLSLEARRLKKRIEKAGLRQAAAS from the coding sequence ATGCCTCGTTGTTGTGATCTTACCGGCAAAAAAGTACTGTATGGCAATAAAGTTAGCCATGCCAACAATAAAACGCGCCGTCGTTTTCTGCCCAATTTACAGCATGTTTCCTTAACTAGCGATGCCTTGGGGCAAACCGTCCGCTTACGTTTAAGTACCAATGCCTTGCGTTCCGTGGAAATCAATGGGGGGTTGGATGCGTTCATCTTAACCCAATGCAGTGATAAATTATCCCTTGAGGCCCGTCGCTTGAAAAAGCGGATTGAAAAAGCTGGCCTTCGTCAGGCTGCCGCCAGTTAA
- a CDS encoding DinB family protein, whose translation MLEFFKELALYNRWANQRLYQSVAGLSSTLYRENRKAPFHSIHGTLNHLLVVDRLWLYRLTGKGTSPTKLDEILYDDFQSLKQARQAEDERVLWYLDSLSHSSLGKDFSYRDMDGEAQHQQLQLLLAHLFNHQTHHRGHVHLLVTQSGIEAPALDLVYFLQEKQMAQDCFTCTTK comes from the coding sequence ATGCTGGAATTTTTTAAGGAATTAGCTTTATACAACCGCTGGGCCAACCAACGTTTATACCAATCTGTTGCTGGTCTTTCCTCAACGTTATACCGTGAAAACCGGAAGGCACCTTTCCACTCCATTCATGGAACGTTGAACCATTTATTAGTGGTCGACCGTTTGTGGCTTTACCGCCTAACGGGCAAAGGCACATCGCCAACCAAGCTTGATGAAATTTTGTATGATGATTTTCAATCCTTAAAGCAAGCCAGACAAGCTGAGGATGAACGGGTGTTATGGTATCTTGACTCTTTATCCCATTCATCACTTGGAAAAGATTTCAGCTACCGCGACATGGATGGAGAGGCGCAACATCAACAATTACAATTGCTGTTGGCGCATCTTTTCAATCATCAGACCCATCATCGCGGGCATGTTCACCTGTTAGTGACCCAAAGTGGTATTGAAGCCCCAGCTTTGGATTTGGTTTATTTTTTGCAAGAAAAGCAAATGGCACAAGATTGCTTTACCTGCACCACCAAGTAA
- a CDS encoding lysine--tRNA ligase, which yields MTTQMKEFAQAAKAWPFEEARRIVERLAGKKPSKGYVLFETGYGPSGLPHIGTFGEVVRTTMVRQAFQQLSDIPTRLFAFSDDMDGLRKVPTNIPNREMVSQHLGKPLTSIPDPFGKYESFGHHNNARLRSFLDSFGFEYEFQSATEWYKSGRFDKALLAVLTKYEQIMEIMLPSLREERQQTYSPFLPLCPKTGRVLQVPVIRHDIKAGTIVYQGEDGKQVETPVTGGRCKLQWKPDWAMRWMALQVDYEMSGKDLIPSVKLATEICEVLGAPPPVCLSYELFLDENGEKISKSRGNGLSVEEWLAYAPPESLSLYMYQKPRTAKRLYFDVIPKAVDEYVDFLEKFPKEPLATQLENPVWHIHNGKVPALGAILNFSILLNLVSVCNAEDKQVLWGFISRYAKGANPANSPLLDRLVGYAIAYYVARVKPTRKFRLANDMEKAAIADIRQLLQKLPDNPPTEMIQTQFYDVGKRHAFADLRAWFKALYEILLGQEQGPRWGTFVALYGIKEMIALLEKAEKGQSIA from the coding sequence ATGACAACCCAAATGAAAGAGTTTGCCCAAGCGGCAAAAGCCTGGCCCTTCGAAGAGGCGCGGCGCATTGTGGAACGCTTGGCTGGCAAAAAGCCCAGCAAAGGCTATGTTTTATTTGAAACCGGTTATGGCCCGTCCGGCTTGCCGCATATCGGTACATTCGGTGAGGTGGTGCGAACCACTATGGTGCGCCAAGCCTTTCAGCAATTAAGTGATATCCCCACCCGGTTGTTTGCGTTTTCCGATGATATGGACGGGTTGCGCAAAGTGCCAACCAATATCCCCAACCGGGAGATGGTTAGCCAACATTTGGGCAAACCATTAACATCGATACCCGACCCTTTCGGTAAATATGAAAGCTTTGGGCACCATAATAACGCTAGGTTACGATCTTTCCTTGATTCCTTTGGCTTTGAATATGAATTTCAAAGCGCTACCGAATGGTATAAAAGCGGCAGATTCGATAAGGCTTTGCTGGCCGTGCTTACAAAATATGAACAAATTATGGAAATTATGTTGCCGTCATTGCGGGAAGAACGCCAGCAAACCTATAGCCCGTTTTTGCCGCTTTGCCCCAAAACCGGGCGGGTGTTACAAGTGCCGGTGATTCGTCATGATATCAAAGCGGGGACGATTGTTTACCAAGGTGAAGATGGGAAACAAGTGGAAACCCCCGTCACGGGCGGGCGCTGCAAATTGCAGTGGAAGCCCGATTGGGCAATGCGCTGGATGGCTTTGCAGGTGGATTATGAAATGTCAGGCAAGGATTTGATCCCATCGGTTAAATTGGCCACGGAGATTTGTGAAGTGTTGGGCGCACCGCCCCCGGTCTGCCTGAGTTATGAATTATTCTTGGACGAAAATGGCGAAAAAATTTCGAAATCACGCGGTAACGGCTTAAGTGTGGAAGAATGGCTGGCTTATGCCCCGCCGGAAAGCCTATCGCTTTATATGTATCAAAAACCCCGCACCGCCAAAAGGCTGTATTTTGATGTGATTCCCAAAGCGGTTGATGAATATGTGGATTTTTTGGAAAAATTCCCGAAAGAACCGTTGGCTACGCAATTAGAAAACCCCGTATGGCATATCCATAATGGCAAGGTGCCAGCGCTTGGGGCCATTCTGAATTTCAGCATTTTATTAAATTTGGTTAGTGTTTGTAATGCCGAGGATAAGCAAGTGTTATGGGGCTTTATCTCGCGCTATGCCAAGGGTGCCAACCCCGCTAATTCACCGTTGTTAGATAGGCTGGTTGGTTATGCCATTGCCTATTATGTGGCGCGGGTGAAACCCACCCGCAAATTCCGGTTGGCCAATGATATGGAGAAGGCGGCGATTGCCGATATCCGGCAATTACTCCAGAAACTGCCTGATAACCCCCCGACAGAAATGATCCAAACCCAGTTTTATGATGTGGGCAAACGCCATGCTTTTGCTGATTTGCGGGCTTGGTTCAAAGCCCTTTATGAAATTTTGTTGGGGCAAGAGCAGGGGCCGCGTTGGGGAACTTTTGTGGCCCTTTATGGCATTAAGGAAATGATTGCGCTGCTCGAGAAAGCAGAAAAAGGCCAATCAATCGCTTGA
- a CDS encoding RluA family pseudouridine synthase, with amino-acid sequence MRLDRWVQRQFPALNFVRVQKLLRTGQVRLEGKRVSGSERLVAGQEIRFPPALLDPPVDNPEIAEAKPLPKNLRNFRDWIIYDDADLLVLNKPAGLAVQGGSKTFIHLDGMLDHFQFDYQARPKLVHRLDKETSGLLVLARHIKAAQYLTEAFRDHSIRKTYWALVSGVPKIQQGEIKAKLQKMRAGQEEMVRVTEEGQTAITDYQVVENAGQKYAWLALWPKTGRTHQLRVHCQLMGTPICGDDKYGFRSMAEEEHNFDKNLYLHARAITIPYPGKKPLTLSAPLPAHMQEAWKLLGFDEKNKLGKN; translated from the coding sequence ATGCGCCTGGATCGTTGGGTACAGCGGCAATTCCCAGCTTTAAATTTCGTCCGTGTCCAAAAACTATTACGAACCGGGCAGGTGCGGTTAGAAGGGAAAAGGGTGTCTGGTTCAGAACGGTTGGTAGCCGGGCAAGAAATCAGGTTCCCGCCAGCATTATTGGATCCGCCTGTCGATAACCCAGAAATTGCCGAGGCAAAGCCTTTACCCAAAAATTTGAGAAATTTTCGAGATTGGATCATTTATGATGATGCAGATTTATTGGTGCTTAATAAGCCCGCGGGTTTAGCTGTACAGGGGGGGAGTAAAACGTTCATTCATTTGGACGGGATGCTGGATCATTTTCAGTTCGATTATCAGGCGCGCCCCAAATTAGTGCATCGTTTGGATAAAGAAACCAGTGGGCTGCTGGTTTTGGCCCGCCATATTAAGGCTGCACAATATTTAACCGAAGCTTTCCGGGATCATTCCATCCGCAAAACCTATTGGGCGTTGGTCAGTGGGGTACCCAAAATCCAACAAGGGGAAATTAAAGCCAAGCTTCAGAAAATGAGGGCAGGTCAGGAAGAAATGGTTAGGGTGACGGAAGAGGGGCAAACAGCAATTACCGATTATCAAGTGGTTGAAAATGCCGGACAAAAATATGCCTGGCTGGCTTTATGGCCAAAAACTGGACGTACGCACCAATTGCGGGTTCATTGCCAATTGATGGGCACGCCCATTTGCGGCGACGATAAATATGGTTTTCGCTCAATGGCTGAGGAAGAACATAATTTTGATAAGAATTTATATTTGCATGCGCGCGCCATCACCATTCCTTACCCAGGGAAAAAGCCTTTGACTTTATCGGCGCCTCTTCCGGCCCACATGCAGGAGGCTTGGAAATTATTAGGTTTTGATGAAAAAAATAAATTAGGAAAAAATTAA